The following proteins are encoded in a genomic region of Streptomyces gobiensis:
- a CDS encoding single-stranded DNA-binding protein, whose product MAGETVITVVGNLVDDPELRFTPSGAAVAKFRVASTPRTFDRQTNEWKDGDSLFLTCSVWRQAAENVAESLTRGTRVIVQGRLKQRSYEDREGIKRTVYELDVDEVGASLRNATAKVTKTTGRGGQGGGFGGGGGQGGGWGGGSGGQQGGGAPAGDPWATGAPAGGGGQQGGGGGGWGGSSGGSGGGYSDEPPF is encoded by the coding sequence ATGGCAGGCGAGACCGTCATCACGGTCGTCGGCAATCTGGTCGACGACCCCGAGCTGCGCTTCACCCCCTCCGGTGCGGCGGTCGCGAAGTTCCGTGTCGCGTCCACTCCCCGCACCTTCGACCGGCAGACCAATGAGTGGAAGGACGGCGACAGCCTGTTCCTGACCTGCTCGGTCTGGCGGCAGGCGGCGGAGAACGTCGCCGAGTCCCTCACCCGGGGGACGCGCGTCATCGTGCAGGGCCGCCTCAAGCAGCGGTCGTACGAAGACCGCGAGGGCATCAAGCGCACGGTCTACGAGCTGGACGTCGACGAGGTCGGCGCCAGCCTGCGCAACGCCACCGCGAAGGTCACCAAGACCACCGGTCGCGGTGGTCAGGGCGGTGGCTTCGGCGGCGGTGGCGGCCAAGGCGGCGGCTGGGGCGGCGGCTCCGGCGGCCAGCAGGGCGGCGGCGCCCCCGCGGGCGACCCGTGGGCGACCGGCGCTCCGGCCGGTGGCGGCGGACAGCAGGGCGGCGGCGGTGGCGGCTGGGGCGGAAGCTCCGGCGGCTCCGGCGGCGGCTACTCGGACGAGCCGCCCTTCTGA
- the rpsR gene encoding 30S ribosomal protein S18: MAKPPARKPKKKVCVFCKEKISYVDYKDTNLLRKFISDRGKIRARRVTGNCTQHQRDVATAVKNSREMALLPYTSTAR, translated from the coding sequence ATGGCGAAGCCGCCTGCTCGCAAGCCTAAGAAGAAGGTTTGCGTGTTCTGCAAGGAGAAGATCTCCTACGTCGACTACAAGGACACGAACCTGCTGCGGAAGTTCATTTCCGACCGCGGCAAGATCCGTGCCCGCCGGGTCACCGGCAACTGCACCCAGCACCAGCGTGACGTCGCCACGGCCGTGAAGAACAGCCGTGAGATGGCGCTGCTGCCCTACACCTCGACCGCTCGATAA
- the rplI gene encoding 50S ribosomal protein L9: protein MKIILTNEVSGLGIAGDVVEVKDGYARNYLLPRGFAIRWTKGGEKDVEQIRRARKIREIATIEQANDVKGQLEGVKVRLKVRAGEGGRLFGSVTPADIATAVKSAGGPDVDKRRIELGSPIKTLGSHEVSVRLHTDVVAKVGIEVQPA, encoded by the coding sequence ATGAAGATCATCCTGACCAACGAGGTCTCCGGCCTCGGTATCGCCGGCGATGTCGTCGAGGTGAAGGACGGGTACGCCCGTAACTACCTGCTGCCCCGCGGTTTCGCGATCCGCTGGACCAAGGGCGGCGAGAAGGACGTCGAGCAGATCCGTCGCGCTCGTAAGATCCGCGAGATCGCCACGATCGAGCAGGCCAATGACGTCAAGGGCCAGCTGGAGGGCGTCAAGGTACGCCTGAAGGTCCGCGCTGGTGAGGGCGGCCGTCTCTTCGGCTCCGTCACCCCCGCCGACATCGCCACCGCGGTGAAGTCGGCCGGCGGCCCGGACGTCGACAAGCGCCGCATCGAGCTGGGCTCCCCGATCAAGACTCTCGGCTCCCACGAGGTCTCGGTCCGCCTGCACACCGATGTTGTCGCGAAGGTCGGCATCGAGGTGCA